Proteins co-encoded in one Flavobacteriaceae bacterium MAR_2009_75 genomic window:
- a CDS encoding phosphoglycolate phosphatase, which produces MKYKNLILDFDGTLADTKESILQTMKFVANSFDIENFDEKIIESLIGLSLKTSFEKAFSIDEKLIKEATLVYRKHYNEIVIDTISLFDGVKDTLLDFHHKGINLTIASSKGKEALIKILKKENIYDIFTFVGGEEDAKNKKPSPDIVNLIMNKYNYHPSECLVVGDTIFDIEMGQRANVDTCGVTYGNNTREKLEKQKPNYIIDNFKSLTEILN; this is translated from the coding sequence ATGAAATATAAGAATCTTATTTTAGATTTTGATGGCACATTAGCCGATACCAAAGAAAGTATTTTACAGACTATGAAGTTTGTTGCAAATAGCTTTGATATTGAAAACTTTGATGAAAAAATAATCGAGAGTTTAATAGGATTATCTCTAAAAACCAGCTTTGAAAAAGCCTTTTCAATTGATGAAAAATTAATTAAAGAAGCGACTTTGGTCTACCGCAAACATTATAATGAAATTGTAATCGATACAATTTCTCTTTTTGATGGAGTAAAAGATACATTGTTAGATTTTCATCACAAAGGAATCAACTTGACTATTGCTTCAAGCAAAGGAAAAGAAGCATTAATTAAGATTCTCAAAAAGGAAAACATTTACGACATTTTTACATTTGTTGGAGGTGAAGAAGATGCTAAAAATAAAAAACCTTCACCTGACATTGTAAATCTCATAATGAATAAATATAATTATCATCCATCTGAATGTTTAGTAGTTGGCGATACAATTTTTGACATTGAAATGGGACAAAGGGCGAATGTAGATACGTGTGGAGTTACTTATGGAAACAACACGAGGGAAAAATTAGAAAAACAAAAACCAAACTATATAATTGACAATTTCAAAAGTTTAACTGAAATTCTGAATTAA
- a CDS encoding transposase, with translation MNKYKETFGVDISKDVFDVHGSRKGHEQYKNDETGFKKYLKELPKGSLVVMEATGYYHYRLAQFLYKNDVIVSVVNPLSIKRFIQMRLAKVKTDKSDAKAICEYALVNEVSIYNALTDVQSECLQLFRLLDNYLKQRTATKNKIHGEVVLGIPSKFVYRSLIRNRKQLNKEVAAIESKILSLVKEDQQEQLTLLMSIPGIGQKTALFLIVVTDGFNKFETASQLCSYVGITPTIRESGSSVRGRARISKVGNRKLRNLLFLCSFNACKHNKACREVYERIVNKGKSKKLALIAVANKLLKQSFAIAKSGKPYDETYVSVLLR, from the coding sequence ATGAATAAATATAAAGAAACTTTTGGAGTCGACATCAGTAAAGATGTCTTTGATGTACATGGAAGTAGGAAGGGTCACGAGCAGTATAAGAACGATGAAACTGGATTCAAGAAATACCTTAAGGAATTACCCAAAGGTTCATTGGTCGTTATGGAAGCTACCGGATATTATCATTATAGGCTTGCACAGTTTCTTTACAAGAACGACGTAATCGTTTCGGTAGTAAATCCATTGTCGATCAAACGTTTCATTCAAATGAGACTTGCCAAGGTGAAAACGGACAAGAGCGATGCGAAGGCTATATGTGAATATGCCCTGGTCAACGAGGTGTCTATTTATAATGCCTTGACAGATGTTCAGAGTGAATGTTTACAGTTGTTCCGGTTATTGGATAACTATTTAAAACAACGAACGGCGACCAAGAACAAGATACATGGGGAGGTAGTTTTAGGTATACCCTCAAAGTTTGTTTATCGTTCCTTGATACGGAACAGGAAGCAGCTGAATAAAGAGGTAGCTGCAATCGAATCAAAGATTTTATCATTGGTAAAAGAGGACCAACAGGAGCAATTGACATTATTGATGTCAATACCTGGTATAGGTCAAAAGACAGCATTGTTCCTAATAGTGGTCACCGATGGTTTCAACAAGTTCGAAACGGCCTCGCAGCTTTGTAGTTATGTAGGTATAACCCCAACGATACGAGAGTCTGGGAGCAGTGTAAGAGGTCGAGCGAGAATAAGTAAGGTCGGTAATAGAAAGCTTCGTAACCTATTGTTTCTATGTTCTTTCAATGCTTGTAAACACAACAAGGCATGCAGAGAGGTATATGAGCGAATCGTGAACAAGGGCAAGAGCAAGAAACTGGCATTGATAGCCGTTGCCAACAAACTATTGAAACAGTCCTTTGCCATCGCAAAATCTGGCAAACCATATGATGAAACTTACGTATCTGTATTGCTGAGATAA
- a CDS encoding deoxyadenosine/deoxycytidine kinase: MHIAVAGNIGAGKTTLTRLLAKHYKWEANFEDVVDNPYLDDFYNQMERWSFNLQIYFLNHRYRQILQIRESGKNTIQDRTIYEDAYIFAPNLHAMGLMTNRDFSNYESLFELMESLVQPPDLLIYLRSSIPNLVNQIHKRGRDYENSISIDYLSRLNERYEAWIHGYKKGNLLVINVDDLDFVDKPEDLGSIINRIDAQINGLF, translated from the coding sequence ATGCACATTGCAGTTGCCGGGAACATCGGTGCCGGAAAAACTACGTTAACTAGGTTATTGGCAAAACATTACAAATGGGAAGCCAATTTTGAAGATGTAGTAGACAACCCTTATCTAGATGATTTTTACAATCAAATGGAGCGTTGGAGCTTTAACCTTCAAATCTACTTTTTAAACCACCGCTACCGTCAAATACTTCAAATTAGAGAAAGCGGCAAGAATACGATCCAAGATAGAACCATCTACGAAGATGCCTATATCTTCGCCCCTAACCTTCATGCCATGGGGCTTATGACCAATAGGGATTTCAGCAATTATGAAAGTCTTTTTGAGCTGATGGAGAGTTTGGTACAACCGCCCGACCTCTTAATTTATCTACGCAGTTCGATACCTAATCTGGTCAATCAAATACATAAACGCGGCCGTGATTATGAGAACAGTATTTCAATAGATTATTTAAGCCGGCTCAATGAACGCTACGAAGCTTGGATCCATGGTTACAAGAAGGGCAATCTGCTCGTAATTAATGTCGACGACCTTGATTTTGTAGATAAACCTGAAGATTTAGGCTCGATCATCAATAGAATAGACGCCCAGATCAACGGACTGTTCTAA
- a CDS encoding methionine adenosyltransferase, producing MSYLFTSESVSEGHPDKVADQISDALLDHFLAFDPESKVACETLVTTGQVVLAGEVKSDTYLDVQHIAREVINKIGYTKGEYQFSGDSCGVISLIHEQSQEINQGVDRGKKEEQGAGDQGMMFGYATNETENYMPLALDISHKILQTLADIRRQASEITYLRPDAKAQVTIEYSDDNVPVRIDTIVVSTQHDAFDADDARMLAKIKKDIIEILIPQVKAQLPEKIQALFDDDIKYHINPTGKFVIGGPHGDTGLTGRKIIVDTYGGKGAHGGGAFSGKDPSKVDRSAAYAARHIAKNLVAAGVADEVLVQVSYAIGVVEPTSIFIDSYGTAKVDLTDGEIAKLVSQLFDMRPFAIEDRLKLRNPIYLESAAYGHMGKTPQVVKKIYESPYNGRIEKEVELFTWEKLDRVEEVKKAFKL from the coding sequence ATGTCATACCTTTTTACATCAGAATCAGTTAGCGAGGGGCACCCCGATAAAGTAGCGGACCAAATTAGCGATGCCCTGCTAGATCATTTTCTGGCTTTCGACCCAGAGAGTAAAGTAGCTTGTGAAACCCTAGTGACCACGGGTCAGGTAGTACTTGCCGGTGAGGTAAAGAGCGATACCTATCTCGATGTTCAGCATATTGCCAGAGAGGTAATCAACAAAATTGGGTACACCAAGGGCGAATACCAATTTAGTGGAGATTCTTGCGGGGTCATTTCTTTGATTCATGAACAATCGCAAGAAATCAACCAAGGTGTAGACCGGGGCAAGAAAGAAGAGCAAGGTGCTGGTGATCAAGGCATGATGTTCGGTTATGCCACCAATGAGACTGAAAACTACATGCCCCTGGCATTGGATATTTCACATAAAATACTACAGACTTTGGCCGATATTCGTAGGCAAGCTTCTGAGATAACTTATCTAAGACCAGATGCCAAAGCTCAGGTAACCATTGAATATTCTGATGATAACGTACCCGTTCGTATAGATACCATCGTGGTTTCAACACAGCACGATGCCTTTGATGCCGATGATGCCCGAATGTTGGCCAAGATCAAAAAAGATATTATTGAAATCTTGATACCTCAAGTGAAGGCGCAATTGCCCGAGAAGATCCAGGCATTGTTCGATGATGATATAAAGTACCACATTAACCCTACCGGAAAATTCGTAATAGGTGGGCCTCACGGTGATACCGGCTTGACCGGAAGAAAAATTATAGTGGATACCTACGGAGGAAAAGGAGCCCATGGTGGCGGTGCCTTTAGTGGTAAAGATCCAAGTAAGGTTGATCGCAGCGCCGCATATGCCGCCCGACACATCGCCAAGAATTTGGTTGCCGCCGGTGTGGCCGATGAGGTTTTGGTGCAGGTGAGCTACGCCATTGGGGTGGTCGAACCCACCTCGATATTCATCGATTCTTATGGTACGGCAAAGGTAGATTTGACCGATGGTGAAATAGCAAAATTAGTATCGCAATTGTTCGACATGCGACCGTTTGCTATTGAAGATAGATTGAAACTTCGTAACCCGATTTATTTAGAATCAGCGGCTTATGGGCATATGGGTAAAACCCCGCAAGTGGTGAAGAAAATATACGAATCTCCCTATAACGGAAGAATTGAAAAGGAAGTAGAACTTTTCACATGGGAGAAATTAGATCGTGTAGAAGAGGTGAAAAAAGCGTTCAAACTATAA
- a CDS encoding transposase InsO family protein, whose protein sequence is MPWKEQTIMEQKIEFICEWRTGKYTITELCRAFKISRPTAYKIIARFENEGYEGLRELSRKPRGPHPNATNEKVVSRILELKEKHKAWGAKKLHTLLYKDFPDEIIPSVLTVHNILKKHGLVSPQKRLRRVKPIHPIFDPKHCNQVWSADYKGKFLMGNKIYCHPLTIADSKSRFVFTAKGHYKENLASAKAEFKRVFRKFGIPGQIHTDNGSPFGSVAAIQRFTRLSYWFIELGIMPVFSDPAQPQQNGRHERMHRDLKAACANPSAYDLKAQQRRLNSFVKEYNNLRPHEALNMKTPAYVHEFSARPFPERIPNFDYDSKMKVLKVTQNGAIRWKAYNWVYLSASLQGKHIGALDIGNGVWRVFYRNVFLGYFDEHVFRKKEQSVRLETNLV, encoded by the coding sequence ATGCCTTGGAAAGAACAGACGATTATGGAGCAAAAAATCGAATTTATCTGTGAATGGCGAACTGGAAAATACACCATCACAGAGCTTTGTAGAGCCTTTAAAATCTCAAGACCGACGGCTTACAAAATCATTGCCCGGTTTGAAAACGAAGGCTATGAAGGGCTAAGGGAACTATCCAGAAAACCACGTGGCCCACATCCCAATGCCACCAATGAAAAGGTGGTGAGCCGCATTCTTGAATTGAAGGAAAAGCACAAGGCATGGGGAGCTAAAAAATTGCACACCTTGTTGTATAAAGATTTCCCCGATGAAATAATCCCATCGGTCTTGACCGTTCATAACATCCTCAAAAAACATGGATTGGTGTCGCCTCAAAAAAGGCTTAGAAGAGTCAAGCCCATACACCCCATCTTTGACCCAAAACATTGTAACCAAGTATGGAGTGCCGACTACAAAGGCAAGTTTCTTATGGGCAATAAAATCTATTGTCATCCCCTTACGATCGCAGACTCGAAGAGCCGCTTCGTATTTACCGCAAAAGGGCATTACAAAGAAAACCTTGCATCGGCCAAAGCAGAGTTCAAAAGGGTTTTCAGGAAATTCGGCATCCCCGGACAAATCCATACCGACAATGGAAGTCCTTTTGGTTCCGTGGCCGCGATTCAACGATTTACCAGGTTATCCTATTGGTTCATCGAACTCGGAATCATGCCCGTGTTTTCCGACCCGGCACAGCCACAACAGAACGGAAGACATGAACGTATGCACAGGGATTTAAAGGCCGCTTGTGCCAATCCTTCAGCTTATGACCTAAAAGCCCAACAAAGACGCTTGAACAGCTTTGTAAAAGAATATAACAACCTAAGACCGCATGAAGCATTGAACATGAAAACACCCGCCTATGTACACGAATTTTCAGCAAGACCTTTCCCCGAAAGAATCCCCAACTTTGATTACGATTCCAAAATGAAAGTCTTAAAAGTTACACAGAATGGAGCCATCAGATGGAAGGCCTACAATTGGGTTTACCTTTCCGCTTCGCTCCAAGGTAAACATATCGGAGCACTGGACATTGGCAATGGTGTTTGGAGGGTGTTTTATAGAAACGTATTTTTAGGATACTTTGATGAACATGTGTTTAGAAAGAAAGAACAATCAGTAAGGTTAGAAACTAACTTAGTGTAA
- a CDS encoding phosphatidate phosphatase APP1: protein MGWFGKKDKLQIIAFQGYGTDGHFYARGRALEDEEIDLAQKGVFNLIWNTYKRFETDEVRNTPVSITFSDGRTIQGETDSSGYYKIKADLDDLCRLTNSEGWLKFEISFNDTNLKRGILHDNRFPGEMLIPSSKVKFGVISDIDDTILHTGVVSSLKWKVIFNTVFKTVDRRTPLAGAAEFYKLLHQGKSLDEANPIFYVSHSPWNMYRYLEMFLQKNNFPKGPILLRSFPFFGKKKTPDEKPQKQKEIFNILKTYPKLKFILIGDSGEHDADIYKEIAELYPDNILAIYLRSVAHKKRMERVKGVYKDYSTTPVLLVESSEQAIEHAKENGFI, encoded by the coding sequence ATGGGTTGGTTCGGCAAGAAAGATAAATTACAGATTATAGCTTTTCAAGGTTATGGTACCGATGGTCATTTCTATGCTAGGGGCCGCGCCCTTGAAGATGAAGAGATCGACCTGGCGCAGAAAGGGGTTTTCAATTTGATATGGAATACCTATAAAAGATTCGAAACCGATGAAGTGCGAAACACCCCCGTTTCGATTACCTTTTCAGACGGTAGAACGATCCAAGGTGAAACCGATAGCTCGGGCTACTATAAAATAAAGGCGGATCTCGATGACCTTTGTCGACTGACCAACAGTGAGGGGTGGCTAAAATTTGAAATATCTTTTAACGATACCAATCTCAAGCGGGGCATTCTTCATGATAATAGGTTTCCGGGAGAAATGCTGATACCATCTTCTAAAGTAAAATTTGGGGTCATTAGTGATATCGATGATACCATCTTACATACGGGCGTGGTCTCTTCGTTAAAATGGAAAGTGATTTTCAATACCGTTTTTAAAACGGTAGACAGGCGAACTCCCTTGGCCGGGGCGGCCGAATTTTATAAGCTGCTTCACCAAGGCAAATCGCTCGATGAGGCAAACCCCATATTTTATGTGAGTCACAGCCCGTGGAATATGTACCGGTATCTTGAAATGTTCTTGCAGAAGAACAACTTTCCGAAAGGGCCTATTCTGTTGCGGAGCTTTCCTTTTTTTGGCAAGAAAAAGACACCTGACGAAAAACCGCAAAAGCAGAAAGAGATATTCAATATTTTAAAAACTTACCCCAAACTGAAATTCATATTGATCGGTGATAGTGGCGAGCACGATGCCGATATCTATAAAGAGATCGCAGAACTTTACCCCGACAATATTTTGGCCATCTATTTGAGAAGCGTAGCACACAAAAAAAGAATGGAGCGTGTGAAGGGGGTCTATAAAGATTATAGCACAACCCCCGTTCTTTTGGTCGAAAGTAGTGAACAGGCTATAGAGCATGCCAAAGAAAATGGCTTTATTTGA
- a CDS encoding O-acetylhomoserine sulfhydrylase — protein sequence MSDHKFSTNALHAGHETSETGGTRAVPIYQTSSYVFNDTDHAANLFSLAELGFIYTRLNNPTNEILQKRLAALEGGIGAVVFSSGAAAISTGLMTLLKAGDHIVASSSLYGGTFNLLNVTLPRLGITTTFVDATDPENFSKAVQDNTRAFFVESLGNPKLDVLDLKAIGEQAKTAEVPFIVDNTVATPALLNPIEYGANIVIHSLTKYIGGQGTSLGGAIIDAGTFNWANGKFPEFTEPSAGYHGLVYHEALGAASYTFKLILEGLRDFGGALSPFNAFQIIQGLETLNVRIQQHSANALELATWLEGRDEVAWVNYPGLKSSKYHDLAKQYLPKGQSGLVTFGVNGGFEAAKKLTDATEVFSLLANIGDTKSLIIHPASTTHQQLNEEQQAGAGVSQDLIRLSVGLEDIADLKADLEQAFASL from the coding sequence ATGAGTGATCACAAATTTTCAACCAACGCATTACATGCCGGCCATGAAACTTCTGAAACAGGGGGCACAAGGGCCGTACCTATTTATCAAACTTCATCGTACGTATTTAACGATACCGACCACGCTGCCAATCTCTTTTCTTTGGCCGAGCTTGGCTTTATCTATACGCGATTGAACAACCCGACCAACGAAATTCTTCAAAAGAGATTAGCGGCATTAGAGGGGGGTATTGGTGCTGTGGTTTTCTCTTCGGGCGCTGCTGCTATCTCAACAGGTTTAATGACCTTGTTGAAAGCAGGTGATCATATTGTGGCTTCTAGCAGTCTTTACGGTGGTACTTTCAACTTATTGAATGTGACTCTTCCGCGTTTGGGCATTACCACTACGTTTGTAGATGCTACCGATCCGGAAAATTTCAGTAAGGCAGTTCAAGATAATACCAGGGCATTTTTTGTTGAATCTTTGGGCAATCCGAAATTAGATGTACTCGACCTTAAAGCGATAGGAGAGCAAGCGAAAACGGCTGAAGTTCCATTTATAGTTGATAATACCGTGGCGACTCCTGCTTTGTTGAATCCTATCGAATATGGGGCTAACATTGTCATTCATTCCCTGACCAAATATATCGGCGGGCAAGGTACCTCTCTTGGTGGGGCGATAATCGATGCCGGAACTTTTAACTGGGCCAATGGCAAATTTCCTGAATTTACCGAACCTTCTGCGGGTTATCATGGCTTGGTGTATCATGAAGCATTAGGTGCGGCTTCGTATACTTTTAAATTGATTTTAGAAGGATTGCGCGACTTCGGTGGGGCTTTGAGTCCGTTCAATGCTTTCCAGATTATTCAAGGTCTTGAAACACTGAATGTGCGTATTCAGCAACACAGTGCCAATGCCTTGGAGTTGGCTACTTGGTTAGAAGGTAGAGACGAGGTGGCTTGGGTTAACTATCCAGGGTTAAAGAGTAGCAAGTACCATGATTTAGCCAAACAATATTTACCTAAGGGGCAAAGCGGACTTGTAACTTTTGGAGTGAATGGTGGGTTCGAAGCCGCGAAAAAGCTAACCGATGCGACCGAAGTATTCTCATTGTTGGCGAATATCGGTGATACCAAATCATTGATCATTCACCCGGCGAGTACCACTCACCAACAGTTGAATGAAGAGCAACAGGCAGGCGCAGGCGTAAGCCAAGATTTAATACGTCTTTCGGTAGGGCTAGAAGATATCGCAGACCTAAAGGCCGACTTAGAACAAGCCTTTGCTTCATTATAA
- a CDS encoding cation diffusion facilitator family transporter — protein sequence MNNEQTAIQTTYFSIIGNTALALIKGLAGFFGNSYALIADAIESTTDIFASFLVLLGFKYAKRPADENHPYGHGKIEPLITFGVVAFLVVSATIIAYESIQNIQTPHKIPKSWTLIVLGLIIIWKEISFQIVIKKSKQTNSSSLKADAWHHRSDAITSVMAFIGISIAIIFGQGYETADDWAALFASAFILYNSYLILRPALGEVMDEQLYDDLILEIRERSLEVKGVLDTEKCFIRKSGMKFHVDLHAIVDSEITVKSGHDIAHKLKDYLRKEIPNLGHVLIHIEPNE from the coding sequence ATGAATAACGAACAAACTGCAATACAAACAACCTATTTCAGCATAATTGGAAATACTGCTTTAGCTTTGATTAAAGGGCTTGCAGGATTCTTTGGCAATTCATATGCTTTAATTGCAGATGCGATTGAATCAACAACTGATATTTTCGCTTCATTTTTAGTTCTATTAGGTTTTAAATATGCAAAACGACCAGCAGACGAAAACCACCCTTATGGACACGGAAAAATTGAACCATTAATTACATTTGGAGTAGTTGCCTTTCTTGTTGTTTCTGCTACAATAATTGCTTATGAAAGCATTCAAAATATTCAGACACCTCATAAAATTCCGAAATCTTGGACTTTAATTGTTTTGGGTCTAATAATAATTTGGAAAGAAATTTCATTTCAAATAGTAATTAAGAAAAGTAAACAAACCAACAGTTCATCTCTTAAAGCAGATGCTTGGCATCATAGAAGTGATGCAATAACTTCTGTAATGGCTTTTATCGGAATTTCAATAGCAATCATATTTGGACAAGGTTATGAAACAGCAGATGATTGGGCAGCCTTATTTGCTTCCGCATTTATCTTATATAATAGTTATTTAATATTACGACCAGCATTAGGTGAAGTTATGGACGAACAACTTTATGACGACCTGATACTTGAAATTAGAGAAAGATCATTAGAGGTTAAAGGTGTTTTAGACACAGAAAAATGTTTTATCCGAAAATCTGGAATGAAATTTCACGTTGATTTACACGCAATTGTCGATAGTGAAATTACAGTAAAATCAGGTCACGATATTGCACATAAATTAAAGGATTATTTACGGAAAGAAATACCAAATTTAGGACACGTACTGATTCATATTGAACCGAATGAATAA
- a CDS encoding 5-methylcytosine-specific restriction protein A: MKPPKWHRDEVILALDLYHSIEAREMDSRNPKVIEVSEILNKLPIHKERVDNVKFRNPNGVSMKLNNFKAIDPNYDGKGMDRYSKLDEKVFFEFQDDINGLKRIAEQIKKTVSDVELTNNLYRIGDDDEDEKLKVKEGKVIYKLHKHRERNPKLNNKKKENYLKKYGKLDCEVCGFDFYEVYGELGKGFMECHHKIPLSEIEGESITTINDLALVCANCHRMLHRELDTLSIDELRKKIKNGS, from the coding sequence ATGAAACCACCAAAATGGCATAGAGATGAAGTAATACTTGCTCTTGACCTCTATCACTCGATTGAGGCGCGGGAAATGGACAGCAGAAATCCGAAAGTCATTGAGGTGTCTGAAATTCTAAATAAACTTCCAATTCATAAAGAAAGAGTCGATAATGTAAAGTTTAGAAATCCAAATGGAGTATCTATGAAGTTGAATAACTTCAAAGCGATTGACCCAAACTATGATGGTAAGGGAATGGACAGATACAGCAAATTAGATGAAAAAGTATTCTTCGAATTTCAAGATGACATTAACGGACTTAAAAGAATTGCAGAACAAATTAAAAAAACTGTTTCAGATGTCGAACTGACCAATAACCTGTATCGAATTGGAGATGACGATGAAGATGAAAAACTAAAAGTTAAAGAAGGAAAAGTAATTTATAAATTACACAAACACAGAGAACGGAACCCAAAACTGAATAATAAGAAAAAAGAAAACTATTTAAAGAAATACGGAAAATTAGATTGTGAAGTTTGCGGATTTGACTTTTATGAGGTTTATGGTGAATTGGGAAAAGGGTTTATGGAATGTCATCACAAAATACCACTATCTGAAATAGAAGGTGAGTCAATTACGACAATAAATGACTTGGCTTTAGTCTGTGCAAATTGCCATAGAATGCTTCATCGCGAATTAGATACTTTAAGTATTGATGAACTGAGAAAAAAAATAAAAAACGGTAGCTAA
- a CDS encoding protein TonB — MRPLSLCPKASNAVSLIEKTGLLILHFYSAFVTVDLMHSITLKFLDMKPKKNPKLDLNRNRGIYFLLGLLFVMALTLIAFEWKTYDDDHGYVISMNVEDELIEEVPITMHLKTPPPPPPVQAPPVIEIMEDEDERIESEIISTETDQEQEVLEVNDIATEELDEPEEIPFILIEKVPVFPGCEGEKTEEDKRACFQKMMTKHINKNFRYPEVAQEMGIEGRVSVMFVIQKDGSIGNVQLRGPDQSLEAEAKRIIEKLPRMTPGKQRNSAVRVPFSIPINFRLQ, encoded by the coding sequence ATGAGGCCTCTATCACTCTGCCCGAAAGCATCGAATGCCGTTTCCCTCATCGAAAAGACGGGTTTACTCATTCTTCATTTTTATAGCGCGTTCGTAACCGTAGATTTAATGCATTCGATAACCCTTAAATTTTTAGATATGAAACCAAAAAAGAACCCAAAACTAGACCTCAATAGAAATCGAGGTATTTATTTTTTATTAGGATTGCTATTTGTGATGGCACTCACTCTCATCGCCTTCGAATGGAAAACCTACGACGACGACCATGGTTATGTAATTTCTATGAACGTGGAAGATGAGCTCATTGAAGAGGTACCGATAACGATGCATTTGAAAACGCCCCCGCCCCCACCACCTGTGCAAGCGCCACCGGTAATCGAAATTATGGAAGATGAAGATGAGCGTATCGAAAGTGAAATCATCTCTACGGAAACAGACCAAGAGCAAGAAGTTCTAGAAGTTAACGATATAGCGACCGAAGAATTGGACGAACCTGAAGAAATACCTTTCATCTTGATTGAAAAGGTGCCGGTTTTCCCCGGTTGTGAAGGTGAAAAGACCGAAGAAGATAAACGCGCATGTTTTCAAAAAATGATGACCAAACACATCAACAAAAATTTCAGATACCCTGAGGTGGCCCAAGAAATGGGAATCGAAGGTAGGGTGAGCGTGATGTTCGTTATACAGAAAGACGGTAGCATCGGTAATGTTCAATTGCGAGGCCCAGACCAATCGCTGGAAGCAGAAGCAAAACGGATTATTGAAAAACTACCACGAATGACACCGGGCAAACAACGTAACTCTGCCGTTCGAGTGCCATTTAGCATACCCATCAATTTTAGGTTGCAATAA